The DNA window GCCGATATCAACCAACTCACGTTCTTCAGGCGATATAATAAATTCCAAGTCCATGAAATCTTTTACGAAAATTCAACACTTACAGTTTCGTATCAAAATCAGGTCACCGGTAATTGCTCTCTTCCACCGACCGGTCGATTCTACGAAGATTTTTTCTTTTGTGAGAAGCTTCTCTTCCCGGCATGGTTCATTGACGATGAAAAACCTAGGGACCGATATAAATTTTTGTATATTGTGAATTGCACATCGCCGGTAAATTCATCGATCTATGTCGGTGCCGACCGGTGCCGGAATAGGTCGTCAGATTCGTTTCCGACGGGttccttcttttatttcttaGATCGGGACACCACTTTCCCTCGCGATTTCGATCAGTCCTGCACAGTCGTCGCCGATTGGATTCCGATTAAGGGTAAGAAGAATATCACAGCCCTTTCTACTGCGGAAATCTACGAAAAGCTATCAATGGGGTTCGAGTTGACCTGGTCCAATCCACAGGGCCAAGATCTCTGCTCAGGCAAGCTTTCATTTAGTCAAATGTGAGACATTTTAAACTTCTCTTTTTCCTGCTAtcactcaattataaaaaataattacaaaaataataaccCATCTATTAAATTTATCATACGAATTTTAAAAGCAAccacttaatttttttaagatttttggaAAAGtacattttttaaagtttatatatataaactaaattttatgtgatataaattttttttatatttttttataaataaatttaaataaaaattattaccaAATAAAAACTTAAGACAaatcaacttaatttttttaagaaaatcaattATATAATCTAAATAGGTTGAGTTGAATCATATCATTTAAAAAGCTTCTAttgcaaaaaaattataatgaaaCATCGTAATTATTACAAGTATGGATGcattttttattaacttatatttatcattattttagacaaaaaaaatgaatattatttTGCTAATTCATTATTTAAATCTCTAATACATAATTTACCcctaaattaattatcttcttctTCTATTGTTTCTAGATTGGCGAAGGTTCGAGACGCCCTAATAGACTACCTGAACAGCTTTACATATTACATTATCCATCGCCCTCTTATATCCGCTTTCAATGGTTTTCCACCTGAAACTGATAGTAAGCTTTCTCCATCTCTTTATGTGTTACTTTTTTTATTGTCTTTATAATTCATTATTATTAAGTCATTGTTCGAGCATCATGTTGATAATACACGAATGTATTATCGTCTTTAAATGTTATTGTACTGAAGAACGAGATTGATGCACTCTCAAAGTTTTGTCCCTGGCTCTGAAGATAATTTAGAATTGCCTCTTGATAACTGAACATACGAGTCCATTACCATTGAAGAGTTTTGCGTGATAGCAAGGTTTTGCTTCTTCAGATATTAAGAAACATTCGTAAATTCTTTTCAGGGTCAAGAGACAAAATTTGAGGGTATATCGTTCTTCAATAATCACTTTTTAATATAACGATATACAATACTTTTGTTTATGTAcatataattatatgtttttttttcaggGACATATATCATGTGTATCGGAATAACAggtatgtttttaaatataaatataaattgaaaaaatttaaatattttctaagaTATAGACtaatgtatttttcttttttggaaaaAGGGGGAGTGATTCTATTAAGAATGTTGGTGGGGATTTTCATCTTGATTGTGGTTGTTACAATCAAATTCCGAAGGAGACATTTATCCGCTGATGATACAATCGAAGAGTTTcttcaaagtcaaaataatttaATGCCTATCAGATATTCTTATTATGAAGTGAAGAAAATGACGAGAGATTTCAAAGATAAGCTAGGTGAGGGGGGTTATGGCTCGGTGTTTAAAGGGAAGCTTCGTAGCAATCATCTTGTGGCGATAAAATTGTTGGGTAATGTAAAAGGTAATGGACAAGATTTCATTAATGAAGTTGCTACACTCGGAAGGATTCATCATGTTAATGTGGCGAAACTTATTGGATTTTGTGTGGAGGGAACAAAACAAGCACTTGTTTACGATTTTATGCCGAATGGATCTCTAGATAGAATCGTATTTGGCAAAGATGATAAAGCACTTCTAAGTTGGCAAAAAATGTTTGATATCGCACACGGGATTGCTCGAGGGATAGAATACTTGCATCAAGGATGTGATATGCAGATTTTACATTTTGATATCAAGCCACACAATATTCTTTTAGATGAGAACTTTACACCCAAAGTTTCGGATTTCGGTCTTGCTAAACTATATTCTGTAGATGATAGCATTGTATCACTAACTGCAGCACGAGGTACAATTGGATACATTGCTCCTGAACTAATCTACAAAAACCTCGGAGGCATCTCGTATAAAGCCGATGTTTATAGCTTCGGAATGTTATTAATGGAAATTGTTGGAAGGAGGAAGAATATGAATGCATTGGTCGAACAAACAAGTCAAACATACTTCCCATCATGGATTTACGATCGATATCATCGAGGAGAGGATATAGATTTGAAAGATGTAACGGATGATGAAAAGATTATTGTGAAAAAGATGGTGATCACAGCTTCTTGGTGCATACAAATCAAGCCCAGCGAACGTCCTTCAATGAGCAAAGTCTTGGAGATGTTTGAAACTGATGTCACGCTTCTCCAAATGCCTCCGAGACCTTTTCAACTTCCTTTTGAAGTATCGACTAAGGATCAATCCTATGataattcaaccaattcagccGAAGATCGATCACATGGCACTACAACTACAGGGACATCTAAGTTTCCTTCTTCTTCAAAGGAATCTAGCTTAAATATTATGTAACCCATCAAACTTTAATTATTGCAATATATTAgatctgattatatttatacaagCGTCTTATCTCGTACatcgaattttaatttaattagtattattattgttacAATAATTAAGAGAGTGTGGATTTAAATGCACTTAAGCGTATTTTTTTTcgaatgaaatatttaaaaaagtatgAGTATATGCAAGCATTGTATTAAAAAAGTTATCATGTTCATTACAAAACAATGTCAAATTATAAGATTAATCAAGGGTTAATAGGATCAAATGAGTTTGAACTATGGTCTATATTTTAGATTGATCCCCTAatcttaaaacattttaattgagttattaaaatattagtatcGTATCAATCAAGTACTTTTATAAACTAATCATTAGATTAGGTGTTAAGTGCTTGCTCAAATTCgatctaaaatatatttaaaatacataaactAGATTGTAATTGTAAATACATGCACCTATTGCAAAAATAACTTGGGTTTgatggattttaaaaaaaaaataacctTCCTATATTTTATTGAGAATATATGTTTTTTAACTTATCATATCCAAATTGTTTATGGCGTAAGTACATATGTTTCAATTTGATTCACACGTTTTAAATATGATCGAGCCGTTCGTTCTTATTTATAAATAGATAACCAAACATGTTTAGACCCAcccatattatattttattttttagtataattattaccatgctatttctttcttttattaattttctaaacataaaaaatttaacattatataaattacagaatatttaaaaagatattataAACTTCAAAATGAATTAAACTCAAGTTTTGAATATTAGACCTTTAActtaactcatattttaaactggATTAATTATTTTATCCAAGCTcctttttattctaatatttttatcTCAACCCTCTCAAGTTATGAGCCAGTTTTTAGACTTATTCAAATAGCCTGACCTAATAAGTCTAATTTGAATtgacatttaatatttaaattgattaccaGATTGATGAAAAGACATATTAATataatactaatatttttatctcaACTCTCTCGTACACTTATTTGGTATTAGTTCGAAGCATGTTACCTCCAATATCgtataaaaatactttaaaaaataatatttaaataattaaggaTTATTAGTAATTAATAAAATGGAGGACTTTTCTCATATAAAACTATTTTAACTTGATAATGTTTTCAACTTAGACATGTGTGTgactatatttaaaaaaaaaaaaagaggaaaaaagtgTGCTCACATTGGCTTCTACTTTCAAAGGAGAAGACTTTAGgagaagaaaataattaaaagggaaGAAGACACTCAATTGCGGCAACTGTGCTCACGTTCACATTGCCTTCCATTTTCAAAGCGCTACGTTTCATTATGGAAATACCCAAAAACAAGACAGCGTGAAATTTAACTTTTAGATATTATGTTCACATTCAAAATTTGTATAGATTTTGATTGGTATGAATATCATTATCAATGTAAGAAGACATAAGTTTAAATGTATTAAAgtacattatcctcttatttacgGGTTGAAATGATCTATACCTAATTTTtgatattgtgtcaaaaagaacagatgtaatcaaaatctataataaaattattcaaaaaaaatcaattttttaaaaaataaattaaatcttattaaattatataatttatgatagtttttgtaatatttttatatatacacaaatatacaaaatattaaagtaaacTATTTAATTAGTCATCCAATTTTTAAGACGTTCACCTAAAATGAAATTCTCGCAATTTCGTCATCTAATTTTCATCTAATTTTAGGGTATTTTCATTCTAATTACtcaaacattaaacatcaaacaatAGTTGTTGACTATACACGCTATATCATATTTACTTTTTCATCTTGATCACCCAACTTCTAAatcgtttttattttaattataaaaaaatatttttttaagtattgatcAGAGTAAAAAATTACTCAAGATTAAAgtaaaaaagcaataaaaaatataataatgcatTGTCAATATATACTTATTtactccttttaatttttttatattaaaatcttaaatttcaaaacatcaaaatcaattaaataaattattaagaaaATTATCCCTAAATAGTATAACCAAATTGATATtatgatattaaaattaattaattaatttaatctcttaaaatttacaagtttattttatgttttcaaattaaaattaactcaaaTGTGACTTTTTttctgtaaaaaaattaaatatttccaTAGACAATGCATACCTGTACCCAATATTCGAGAGTCAGAGTCACATGGCAAGAAATAACACAAAAAAGAGCCCAAGAGAAGTGCTTGCCCTATTCAATCTTTCAAAAGAGAACAAACATTTTCAGTATTCCTTTGCTTTGCATCTTTTGATGTGATCAACAAAgctttgaaaacaaaaatggagtAAAACAATTATCAGTAGGAATTTCCATGAACTAGTAGGGTTCATAATTAGCAGTTCTATCAAGACTATTTTTCGGGTTGTTCCCGTATTTTACAAACAAGCCATAGTCACTAGCTAAAGAAAATTCGGACAACGAATCACTAACCTGTTCCAGGTTCTCGTGATACCCAAAGTCGGGTTGCATAGATGAGTATGAATCGTAAACATAACCTGTCTCCTCTAACGCAAACCGAGTATAGGGTCTACTAGTAGAAAACATTCTACAAGAAACCGTGTTGTAAGAGGAGGATTCCGGTGTTGATAAGTTATTGAAGATTGAGAACGTATCTCCATTGCTTGCATCAGCATAATCTACGGTACTGAATGAGTCTCTAGCACTCTCCGTTGTGAAAGATGCCTCGTCTGAGCTTGTGAAAAGGGACCAATCACTTGATGTAGCATCGGAGAACTCCATGTTAATAGGATCAGGAATGTTACCATTTGTGCTCTGCCTAAGAATGTCATTACCATTGTGGTTGTAACAACCGGTTGCAGTTCTGGGACTGAAATCTGATACATGCTTGGGGCCAACAGAGCAGCTGCCAGATTTACTTTGTGCTGCTCGTGAAGGCCTCTCGGTTTTTGATACGAGGTGCCTAGTAGGAACTTGCTTCCGTATGCTCTTTTCAGTGAATTCTCTTTGAAGACGAGGACATGACCTTTGGAAGAATCATATAATTTCAAGAGATAGAAAAGAGCATCAATACAGAAACCAAAAGTAAGATTCAACACGACAAAGATATTATAGCAACAAAACTGACTGGAGTTTCAACATTTAAAGCCGCAACATTACATAACTTATATGTTATCCACATAGAAGATTGGTGATAATTAAGATGCAAGAAATTGCTAAGAAGTAACATTGTAAGACAATATCGACAAAATCTAGCCGGCTACATGGCTAGAAAACTGAGTAAGGGAAAAGGGAATAAAAATAAGGGAGAAAACACGGAAAGGAAGATGGGTGTCTACCTCATGTAAAATAGGATGTATGCGCCCTCAGACATCACCTGGCTCATTGAGACTGGACGTACCTGTAAATGAAAAAGGAATCAAAACCGTATTTCAATACGGTTGCAATGAAAAAGAATCCGGACAAAATAGTTAGAacttacatatttaaaaaaatgcaaaCAATCGTGTTAACTCATGAAATATACAACATGCTGACAAATGTTCATGGAATAACAGAACGAAGGCTATAGTTCGAATAAACAATCACTGGCTATCTTTTATACCTCTGTATCATCTATCCTGAACCAGTTGCCTCGCAAATCTTTTACGTATGACACATAATGTCCTGAAAAAGATGCATTCAGGGTATCCAAATGCACCACAACAGCATAAAGCATGTAAAGTGGGGGGATGTCACCTGTTCCAGTCATAAAAGGAACCATGTCGAGCATGTCGGGGAAAGTGATAcacttgtttatttttccatattttcccTCCTGATTAAGCAACAGCCATATCAAAAAATAGTCATCAAATAACAAACAAACCAAAAAGCAGTTTTAGCAAATACTTCAAGTCAACAGATACGGAGACAGGAATGCAAGACTTGGAAGGTCATATTCCCATAACCATACggatatttcaagaaaaatgagaagTCGGAGCAACATAGCAAGTTCTGAGATATGCTATAGCACTTATAACATGACATTAATAGAGGAGTTGGTATGGCGTAGAGCGGAATGATACCTGAAACCGCTTTAAGACAATTGTCAGTATATTAGGAGCCTCATCTATGCACAACTGCTTACGAGCCCGAACATAACCGGCACACCTGCAGAGCCGATAAACCAGAAAAATTCAGATCTAGTCTAACAAAGGAATAATAACACAATAAAATAAGGTTTTCACACCTTCCACACCGGTACATGTTTTCGCCATCCAAATCTTCGGGTGTCGTAAACTGAGTTAGTGCATCTTCCAATGATTCAACCCAACCATATATCTCTAAAGTAAGATCCATAATGTTTTCATATCTTTCCGACTCATGAAAACATCGTAGACATTTTACCTGATTACATGGAGATCGATCATACATATTGTGTAATATAAAAGGTTAACAAAGTAAAGTAACTATAAACACCTTTGATCGAAGACGCCCACCAAAAGTATGTTGTATAAATGTCGTCTCTTGCAACCTCGGGTCAACCTTGTGTTCCCCACCTAATCTCTCCAAGCATATGGATTGCATTGAAGCAACCAGGAGTCTAATGGACAAGAAATGAACTTTCAGAGAGCCAAGGAGATGAAATTTTCATTCTCATGATAAACACGTAAAAACATGAAGCAAAACTCAAAAATCTCGACACATAATGAGGGGGAAAATTAAGGGTTTGGGGGGATATTGGATATTGAATCATGTAAACCTCAAGAACTCATGTGCATCTTCCTGGCTTCCATCACCCATCTGACAATTAATACTTCGGATGTGCGAAAGGATCCTAGTAGAAGACAAGGGGCCCCCACTCTCTCTTAACAACATCACATGTTGTTCAAGCTCACACATAAGACACCAATCTTTCCCATAACCTACAATGAATTAAAAGGTTATGCTATGCATGTGGCCAAACAGTGACATCATTCTAATGTACAAATAACAAACAAGTgaacataaaaatttttaaaaaaaagtacagGCTCTTGAATGTGATTGACGCAGCAAATAGATGCTGAGAGGCTTTGTGCAGGTTAAACACTGCAGAACAGCATTGGCATAACAACtgcaaaataaaaacaataatcaaTCCATAAAACATTAGCTCCTATTATTTTATGTACTTACGAACAAGTCATCCATTTAAGGAAACTCCAAAAAACGCATCCCCGGATTACAAGTAGAACTATTGAATCGCGAAGTTTAGGTAATGAACTACATATACTTTGTAAttaacaatcaagaataagtatagCATGCTTAAACTATAAGTCAATCatcattatttctttctttttgttaatAGGAACATATATATCCTACACGTCATGTTACTCGGACTCAGGTGAGTGTGTTAGATGAGGGATGTGTCCAACATGAGTATCttcatttctatgtttttacaTGTAAT is part of the Gossypium hirsutum isolate 1008001.06 chromosome D11, Gossypium_hirsutum_v2.1, whole genome shotgun sequence genome and encodes:
- the LOC107886187 gene encoding rust resistance kinase Lr10; amino-acid sequence: MLKLELPPLSALILIFLLFLCPQSSISRTLTKRCGVTQCGNVNISHPFRLKTQPPECGDRRFELDCEADINQLTFFRRYNKFQVHEIFYENSTLTVSYQNQVTGNCSLPPTGRFYEDFFFCEKLLFPAWFIDDEKPRDRYKFLYIVNCTSPVNSSIYVGADRCRNRSSDSFPTGSFFYFLDRDTTFPRDFDQSCTVVADWIPIKGKKNITALSTAEIYEKLSMGFELTWSNPQGQDLCSGKLSFSQILAKVRDALIDYLNSFTYYIIHRPLISAFNGFPPETDRTYIMCIGITGGVILLRMLVGIFILIVVVTIKFRRRHLSADDTIEEFLQSQNNLMPIRYSYYEVKKMTRDFKDKLGEGGYGSVFKGKLRSNHLVAIKLLGNVKGNGQDFINEVATLGRIHHVNVAKLIGFCVEGTKQALVYDFMPNGSLDRIVFGKDDKALLSWQKMFDIAHGIARGIEYLHQGCDMQILHFDIKPHNILLDENFTPKVSDFGLAKLYSVDDSIVSLTAARGTIGYIAPELIYKNLGGISYKADVYSFGMLLMEIVGRRKNMNALVEQTSQTYFPSWIYDRYHRGEDIDLKDVTDDEKIIVKKMVITASWCIQIKPSERPSMSKVLEMFETDVTLLQMPPRPFQLPFEVSTKDQSYDNSTNSAEDRSHGTTTTGTSKFPSSSKESSLNIM
- the LOC107886173 gene encoding ubiquitin carboxyl-terminal hydrolase 15 isoform X1 → MLKPREADIPALFLVLVVLPLVAYFLLGKWSEASKKQEQISLLAQLAAEEALRAETMAAASVIPLVPSSKNGLHACAWCFGPATTRCSRCKAVKYCSGRCQIIHWRQVHKQECLQLENTSSSSSPSVASFGESALLGDNMNSQFFGDCSTVDSSQDRLADMRSTEKRIPCKSNKDMLQREDATIFDSCEETSRTRASSSASNNISLKEAFIRHKLRTSGFVESEEGMLRPQNANGSTMHTQRQNASMVMHENHKHQSQCGNKSEPKSNYKFSCPPYSAKDGLSAREAENALFQSSENLVNRENGYSGESVELDCSGMTAVKECTKARSSVHSLGPKISKSPKLAAKVPVEQLCTEMGRKGQIPNELKVSGMAGAIRAQGTNGAASGGIMEMMGLKKSTKPARSSFSALCGERRKKIKTLFPYEEFVKFFQCEAFDLSPRGLLNIGNSCYANAVLQCLTCTKPLSIYLLRQSHSRACYGKDWCLMCELEQHVMLLRESGGPLSSTRILSHIRSINCQMGDGSQEDAHEFLRLLVASMQSICLERLGGEHKVDPRLQETTFIQHTFGGRLRSKVKCLRCFHESERYENIMDLTLEIYGWVESLEDALTQFTTPEDLDGENMYRCGRCAGYVRARKQLCIDEAPNILTIVLKRFQEGKYGKINKCITFPDMLDMVPFMTGTGDIPPLYMLYAVVVHLDTLNASFSGHYVSYVKDLRGNWFRIDDTEVRPVSMSQVMSEGAYILFYMRSCPRLQREFTEKSIRKQVPTRHLVSKTERPSRAAQSKSGSCSVGPKHVSDFSPRTATGCYNHNGNDILRQSTNGNIPDPINMEFSDATSSDWSLFTSSDEASFTTESARDSFSTVDYADASNGDTFSIFNNLSTPESSSYNTVSCRMFSTSRPYTRFALEETGYVYDSYSSMQPDFGYHENLEQVSDSLSEFSLASDYGLFVKYGNNPKNSLDRTANYEPY
- the LOC107886173 gene encoding ubiquitin carboxyl-terminal hydrolase 15 isoform X4 → MLKPREADIPALFLVLVVLPLVAYFLLGKWSEASKKQEQISLLAQLAAEEALRAETMAAASVIPLVPSSKNGLHACAWCFGPATTRCSRCKAVKYCSGRCQIIHWRQVHKQECLQLENTSSSSSPSVASFGESALLGDNMNSQFFGDCSTVDSSQDRLADMRSTEKRIPCKSNKDMLQREDATIFDSCEETSRTRASSSASNNISLKEAFIRHKLRTSGFVESEEGMLRPQNANGSTMHTQRQNASMVMHENHKHQSQCGNKSEPKSNYKFSCPPYSAKDGLSAREAENALFQSSENLVNRENGYSGESVELDCSGMTAVKECTKARSSVHSLGPKISKSPKLAAKVPVEQLCTEMGRKGQIPNELISGMAGAIRAQGTNGAASGGIMEMMGLKKSTKPARSSFSALCGERRKKIKCEAFDLSPRGLLNIGNSCYANAVLQCLTCTKPLSIYLLRQSHSRACYGKDWCLMCELEQHVMLLRESGGPLSSTRILSHIRSINCQMGDGSQEDAHEFLRLLVASMQSICLERLGGEHKVDPRLQETTFIQHTFGGRLRSKVKCLRCFHESERYENIMDLTLEIYGWVESLEDALTQFTTPEDLDGENMYRCGRCAGYVRARKQLCIDEAPNILTIVLKRFQEGKYGKINKCITFPDMLDMVPFMTGTGDIPPLYMLYAVVVHLDTLNASFSGHYVSYVKDLRGNWFRIDDTEVRPVSMSQVMSEGAYILFYMRSCPRLQREFTEKSIRKQVPTRHLVSKTERPSRAAQSKSGSCSVGPKHVSDFSPRTATGCYNHNGNDILRQSTNGNIPDPINMEFSDATSSDWSLFTSSDEASFTTESARDSFSTVDYADASNGDTFSIFNNLSTPESSSYNTVSCRMFSTSRPYTRFALEETGYVYDSYSSMQPDFGYHENLEQVSDSLSEFSLASDYGLFVKYGNNPKNSLDRTANYEPY
- the LOC107886173 gene encoding ubiquitin carboxyl-terminal hydrolase 15 isoform X2 — its product is MLKPREADIPALFLVLVVLPLVAYFLLGKWSEASKKQEQISLLAQLAAEEALRAETMAAASVIPLVPSSKNGLHACAWCFGPATTRCSRCKAVKYCSGRCQIIHWRQVHKQECLQLENTSSSSSPSVASFGESALLGDNMNSQFFGDCSTVDSSQDRLADMRSTEKRIPCKSNKDMLQREDATIFDSCEETSRTRASSSASNNISLKEAFIRHKLRTSGFVESEEGMLRPQNANGSTMHTQRQNASMVMHENHKHQSQCGNKSEPKSNYKFSCPPYSAKDGLSAREAENALFQSSENLVNRENGYSGESVELDCSGMTAVKECTKARSSVHSLGPKISKSPKLAAKVPVEQLCTEMGRKGQIPNELISGMAGAIRAQGTNGAASGGIMEMMGLKKSTKPARSSFSALCGERRKKIKTLFPYEEFVKFFQCEAFDLSPRGLLNIGNSCYANAVLQCLTCTKPLSIYLLRQSHSRACYGKDWCLMCELEQHVMLLRESGGPLSSTRILSHIRSINCQMGDGSQEDAHEFLRLLVASMQSICLERLGGEHKVDPRLQETTFIQHTFGGRLRSKVKCLRCFHESERYENIMDLTLEIYGWVESLEDALTQFTTPEDLDGENMYRCGRCAGYVRARKQLCIDEAPNILTIVLKRFQEGKYGKINKCITFPDMLDMVPFMTGTGDIPPLYMLYAVVVHLDTLNASFSGHYVSYVKDLRGNWFRIDDTEVRPVSMSQVMSEGAYILFYMRSCPRLQREFTEKSIRKQVPTRHLVSKTERPSRAAQSKSGSCSVGPKHVSDFSPRTATGCYNHNGNDILRQSTNGNIPDPINMEFSDATSSDWSLFTSSDEASFTTESARDSFSTVDYADASNGDTFSIFNNLSTPESSSYNTVSCRMFSTSRPYTRFALEETGYVYDSYSSMQPDFGYHENLEQVSDSLSEFSLASDYGLFVKYGNNPKNSLDRTANYEPY
- the LOC107886173 gene encoding ubiquitin carboxyl-terminal hydrolase 15 isoform X3 — protein: MLKPREADIPALFLVLVVLPLVAYFLLGKWSEASKKQEQISLLAQLAAEEALRAETMAAASVIPLVPSSKNGLHACAWCFGPATTRCSRCKAVKYCSGRCQIIHWRQVHKQECLQLENTSSSSSPSVASFGESALLGDNMNSQFFGDCSTVDSSQDRLADMRSTEKRIPCKSNKDMLQREDATIFDSCEETSRTRASSSASNNISLKEAFIRHKLRTSGFVESEEGMLRPQNANGSTMHTQRQNASMVMHENHKHQSQCGNKSEPKSNYKFSCPPYSAKDGLSAREAENALFQSSENLVNRENGYSGESVELDCSGMTAVKECTKARSSVHSLGPKISKSPKLAAKVPVEQLCTEMGRKGQIPNELKVSGMAGAIRAQGTNGAASGGIMEMMGLKKSTKPARSSFSALCGERRKKIKCEAFDLSPRGLLNIGNSCYANAVLQCLTCTKPLSIYLLRQSHSRACYGKDWCLMCELEQHVMLLRESGGPLSSTRILSHIRSINCQMGDGSQEDAHEFLRLLVASMQSICLERLGGEHKVDPRLQETTFIQHTFGGRLRSKVKCLRCFHESERYENIMDLTLEIYGWVESLEDALTQFTTPEDLDGENMYRCGRCAGYVRARKQLCIDEAPNILTIVLKRFQEGKYGKINKCITFPDMLDMVPFMTGTGDIPPLYMLYAVVVHLDTLNASFSGHYVSYVKDLRGNWFRIDDTEVRPVSMSQVMSEGAYILFYMRSCPRLQREFTEKSIRKQVPTRHLVSKTERPSRAAQSKSGSCSVGPKHVSDFSPRTATGCYNHNGNDILRQSTNGNIPDPINMEFSDATSSDWSLFTSSDEASFTTESARDSFSTVDYADASNGDTFSIFNNLSTPESSSYNTVSCRMFSTSRPYTRFALEETGYVYDSYSSMQPDFGYHENLEQVSDSLSEFSLASDYGLFVKYGNNPKNSLDRTANYEPY
- the LOC107886173 gene encoding ubiquitin carboxyl-terminal hydrolase 15 isoform X5, whose amino-acid sequence is MRSTEKRIPCKSNKDMLQREDATIFDSCEETSRTRASSSASNNISLKEAFIRHKLRTSGFVESEEGMLRPQNANGSTMHTQRQNASMVMHENHKHQSQCGNKSEPKSNYKFSCPPYSAKDGLSAREAENALFQSSENLVNRENGYSGESVELDCSGMTAVKECTKARSSVHSLGPKISKSPKLAAKVPVEQLCTEMGRKGQIPNELKVSGMAGAIRAQGTNGAASGGIMEMMGLKKSTKPARSSFSALCGERRKKIKTLFPYEEFVKFFQCEAFDLSPRGLLNIGNSCYANAVLQCLTCTKPLSIYLLRQSHSRACYGKDWCLMCELEQHVMLLRESGGPLSSTRILSHIRSINCQMGDGSQEDAHEFLRLLVASMQSICLERLGGEHKVDPRLQETTFIQHTFGGRLRSKVKCLRCFHESERYENIMDLTLEIYGWVESLEDALTQFTTPEDLDGENMYRCGRCAGYVRARKQLCIDEAPNILTIVLKRFQEGKYGKINKCITFPDMLDMVPFMTGTGDIPPLYMLYAVVVHLDTLNASFSGHYVSYVKDLRGNWFRIDDTEVRPVSMSQVMSEGAYILFYMRSCPRLQREFTEKSIRKQVPTRHLVSKTERPSRAAQSKSGSCSVGPKHVSDFSPRTATGCYNHNGNDILRQSTNGNIPDPINMEFSDATSSDWSLFTSSDEASFTTESARDSFSTVDYADASNGDTFSIFNNLSTPESSSYNTVSCRMFSTSRPYTRFALEETGYVYDSYSSMQPDFGYHENLEQVSDSLSEFSLASDYGLFVKYGNNPKNSLDRTANYEPY